In bacterium, the DNA window AGGAGCAATGCTCCCGGATGTTGGTCATCTGAAAGAGGTAGGGGTTCATCCCCGCGCCTTCCACCGCCCCGCGGAAGGTGACCTCGTGCATCAGGGGCGAGCAGGAGGCGACCACCACGCGGTTCAGGCCGTACTCCTCGATGTCCTTACCGATGAGCTCCTGACCGGGCTCCGAGCACATGTACTTGTACTCTTTGGCCACGACGACGCCGGGCAGTCCGGCGGCGAACCGGGCCACCTCCTCCACGTCCACTATGTGCGAGATGTTCGTCCCGCAGCGGCAGACATAGACGCCTATCCGTTCCTTGCCGTTATCGCTCATCGGTTCAACCCTCTGGGAGGTCGGTTTGACTCTCACCGGAACGTTGATAAAATTTTTTTAAGAACCGCACTTTTACCGGTGACCGCGCGCTTCTTTAGTTCGCCGGAAAGAGCGGTCTTCCATCCCCGACGGTCGCTATCGGGTCCAAGTCCTCTCTCATAGACACGGGCGAAGGTGGTCGTTGCTCGGGAACCGTGCCGCTCACTCGATACCCGGTCCTCGCTCGGTGTCCGGTCCGTGCCCGTAATTACGACGCACGGCCCGCTCGACGGAGTTTCGACACCCGCCCCCGGAGCTACGAGCGCAGCGGCAACTCAACAGACACCAACCGCCTCGCCGACCCGGCGCCGGGGACGACCTACAGGCGCAGCATGCCGCCCAACTCGGCGTAGATCTGCGTGTCCGAGTAGTGCCGCTGGTGTGAGGCGCCGGATGGGCAGCCGGCCACGCAGGTTCCGCAGCCCTTGCACAGCACGCTGTTGACGACGGAGACTTTCTTCACCGTGTCGTAGGAAATCGCCGTGTAGGGGCAGTTCTGGATGCAGTACCGGCAGCCGGAGCAGAGCTCCTCGTCTATGACGGAGGTGATGGGCTCGATTGCGACCTGGCCCTGGCCGATGAGGGAGAGGGCCTCGGCGGCCGCGGCGGCGCCCTGGGCCACGGAGTCCGGAATGTCCTTGGGCCCCTGGCAGGCGCCGGCGATGAACACGCCGTCGGTGGTGGTTGCCACGGGGGCCAGCTTGGGGTGCATCTCCTGGAAGAAGCCCTGGCTGCCGCAGCTGATACCCACGATGCGGCGGATGTCCTCGGCGTCGGAACGCGCCTCCAGGGCGGTGGACAGAATCACCATGTCCACCGGCACCTCGCGCGTGGTGCCCAGAAGGGTGTCCTCGGCGACCACCAGGAGCCTGTCGCCGGCCGGCATGACCTCGGCGGCCTTGCCGCGGATGAAGTGCACCCCCTCGGAGAGCAGGCGCTTGTAGAACTCCTCGTAGCCCTTGCCGAAGGCGCGCATGTCTATGTAGAAGCAGTAGACCTCCGCGTCGGTGTGCTCCTTGACCAGGTGGGCGAATTTCAAGGAGTACATGCAGCAGACCCGGGAGCAGTAGGAGTGGTACCGCTCGTCGCGGGAGCCGATGCAGTGGAGGATGGCGATGGCCTCGGGGGTGCGACCGTCCTCGAGCTCGATGTGGCCGCCGGTCATGCCGTCGGCCCGGCACATGAACTCGAACTCCATGCCGGTGATGACGTTGGGCAGCCGACGGTACCCCAGGGCGGGGATGACCGAGGGGTTGAAGACCTGCATCCCGGTGGCGACGATGATCGTCCCCACGTCGAGCTGGACCTCCTCGTCGGCGGAGTCGAGGCTCACGGCGTCCTTGCCGCAGGCCTCCTCGCAGATGCGGCAGGCGTCAACGGCGTTGCCGGCGGCGCTCTGCCGGAAGTGGATGCAGT includes these proteins:
- a CDS encoding 2Fe-2S iron-sulfur cluster-binding protein — translated: MVKLTIDGQSVEVEEGTTVLAAARALEIDIPTLCYSDFLEPYAGCRMCTVKVGEGDGAKLTTSCNLVATEGMNVVTGDGDVRRARKFILELLLAKAPSVERLQELGAEYGADPKRFGEPTEEALANRCILCGLCARICQERVKAFAISINERGSKSYVSAPYDALSPDCIACGSCSSICPTGSARVYDRYNRKVIHPELSLASNSAVRFTTKQMVPNVPTVYEDDCIHFRQSAAGNAVDACRICEEACGKDAVSLDSADEEVQLDVGTIIVATGMQVFNPSVIPALGYRRLPNVITGMEFEFMCRADGMTGGHIELEDGRTPEAIAILHCIGSRDERYHSYCSRVCCMYSLKFAHLVKEHTDAEVYCFYIDMRAFGKGYEEFYKRLLSEGVHFIRGKAAEVMPAGDRLLVVAEDTLLGTTREVPVDMVILSTALEARSDAEDIRRIVGISCGSQGFFQEMHPKLAPVATTTDGVFIAGACQGPKDIPDSVAQGAAAAAEALSLIGQGQVAIEPITSVIDEELCSGCRYCIQNCPYTAISYDTVKKVSVVNSVLCKGCGTCVAGCPSGASHQRHYSDTQIYAELGGMLRL